One segment of Lytechinus pictus isolate F3 Inbred chromosome 13, Lp3.0, whole genome shotgun sequence DNA contains the following:
- the LOC129274498 gene encoding transmembrane ascorbate-dependent reductase CYB561-like has product MDLPSPSFVRDLKRRLFLPLVIFTEILGVLAVVLVGVWVAYYPLRSGFHWDTLGKIYIHPFMMTLGMVFVFGNSTLIYRVGALIPIRRRVIKACHAGMMVIVITCTALGIYLAVTSIVGKRLQNVHAVLGIATTTLFVLQFLCALFIFVIPLAPKWIKESYMHLHAFFGTLTLVSATATCLTGVQFGQSFFGNHPAISLSLTIIIPAFTATVTYILSNEVYRAKNSQIN; this is encoded by the exons ATGGATCTCCCATCACCATCGTTCGTCAGGGATTTGAAGCGTCGCCTCTTCTTACCCCTGGTAATCTTCACCGAGATCTTGGGGGTGCTAGCTGTTGTCCTAGTAGGTGTTTGGGTTGCGTATTATCCTCTGCGGTCCGGATTTCATTGGGACACCCTAGGAAAGATCTATATCCACCCTTTTATGATGACTTTGGGAATGGTGTTTGTTTTCGGGAACA GTACACTCATCTATCGAGTCGGCGCCTTGATTCCAATCCGACGAAGGGTCATCAAAGCTTGCCATGCAGgcatgatggtgattgtgatcaCATGCACAGCTTTGGGTATCTACCTCGCCGTTACATCAATCGTCGGGAAGAGGCTACAGAACGTCCATGCCGTGTTGGGCATTGCGACAACCACTTTGTTCGTTTTACAG TTTCTATGTGCGTTGTTTATCTTCGTCATACCTTTGGCGCCTAAATGGATCAAAGAGTCATACATGCATCTTCATGCTTTCTTTGGAACATTGACTTTAGTCTCTGCTACGGCTACTTGTCTCACGGGTGTACAGTT TGGTCAAAGTTTTTTCGGCAACCATCCAGCCATCTCACTGTCTTTAACCATCATAATACCGGCCTTCACAGCAACTGTCACGTACATTCTCAGCAATGAGGTCTACAGGGCAAAGAATTCTCAAATCAATTAA